The following are encoded in a window of Phytoactinopolyspora mesophila genomic DNA:
- a CDS encoding CsbD family protein produces the protein MAEKDRMKHEAEDVKGKAKEKAGEATGNEQAQAEGASEQAKSKFKKAGEKIKEAGEDAKDAFKR, from the coding sequence ATGGCTGAGAAAGACCGCATGAAGCACGAAGCCGAAGACGTCAAGGGCAAGGCCAAGGAGAAGGCCGGCGAGGCCACGGGCAACGAACAAGCCCAGGCTGAAGGCGCCAGTGAGCAGGCCAAGTCCAAGTTCAAGAAGGCCGGCGAGAAGATCAAGGAAGCCGGCGAGGATGCGAAGGACGCGTTCAAGCGCTGA
- the ftsY gene encoding signal recognition particle-docking protein FtsY has product MEYVLIGVAVAVVLIGGLLAFVVPRRKKRIQEQADRPRPGADYAPGVGDDATSVVDEPRRLVEDVTITPQPEVEPDEGAVDEIVATPVERPEPAAGRLSRLRARLAKSQSTLGKGLLSLLSKDRLDEDTWEEIEDTLLAADLGVAPTQELVERLRERVRVEGIADPAHARTVLREELVALVDPTMDRALRTDRHIDGNRPAVVLVVGVNGTGKTTTVGKLARVLVAEDRDVILAAADTFRAAAADQLTTWGDRVGVPTVRGPEGGDPASVAFDAVKTGADAEADVVLIDTAGRLQTKVGLMDELGKIKRVVEKHGPVDEVLLVLDATTGQNGMMQARVFGEVVDVTGVVLTKLDGTAKGGIVVAVQRELGVPVKLVGLGEGADDLAPFDPEEFVDGLLG; this is encoded by the coding sequence GTGGAATACGTGCTCATAGGTGTTGCCGTCGCGGTTGTCCTGATCGGCGGGTTGCTGGCCTTCGTCGTCCCGCGCCGGAAGAAGCGGATCCAGGAGCAGGCTGATCGGCCGCGCCCTGGTGCCGATTACGCCCCGGGGGTAGGGGACGACGCCACCAGCGTGGTCGACGAGCCCCGCCGGCTGGTCGAGGACGTCACGATCACTCCTCAACCAGAGGTCGAACCGGACGAAGGCGCCGTCGACGAGATCGTCGCCACTCCGGTCGAGCGGCCGGAGCCGGCTGCCGGGCGGCTGTCGCGGCTGCGAGCCCGGCTCGCCAAGTCGCAGTCCACTCTTGGCAAGGGCCTGCTGTCACTGCTCTCCAAGGACCGCCTGGACGAAGACACCTGGGAAGAGATCGAGGACACGCTGCTGGCAGCGGACCTCGGCGTGGCTCCCACCCAGGAGCTCGTGGAACGGCTCAGGGAGCGGGTCCGAGTCGAGGGCATCGCGGACCCGGCACACGCTCGCACCGTGCTGCGCGAGGAACTGGTCGCGCTCGTCGATCCGACGATGGACCGCGCGCTGCGCACCGACCGGCACATCGACGGCAACCGTCCGGCGGTGGTACTCGTCGTCGGCGTCAATGGGACCGGCAAGACCACAACCGTCGGCAAGCTCGCTCGGGTGCTGGTCGCCGAGGACCGCGACGTGATACTCGCCGCCGCGGACACCTTCCGTGCTGCCGCCGCGGATCAGCTGACCACCTGGGGTGACCGGGTCGGTGTCCCCACCGTCCGTGGCCCGGAGGGCGGCGATCCCGCCAGCGTGGCCTTCGACGCGGTGAAAACCGGCGCCGACGCGGAGGCCGACGTCGTACTCATCGACACCGCGGGCCGGCTGCAGACCAAGGTCGGGCTGATGGACGAACTAGGCAAGATCAAGCGGGTCGTGGAGAAGCACGGCCCGGTGGATGAGGTCCTGCTCGTGCTCGACGCCACCACCGGCCAGAACGGCATGATGCAGGCACGTGTCTTCGGCGAGGTCGTGGACGTCACCGGCGTCGTGCTGACCAAGCTTGACGGCACGGCCAAAGGCGGCATCGTCGTCGCTGTCCAGCGTGAACTGGGTGTTCCGGTCAAACTGGTCGGCCTGGGGGAGGGCGCTGACGATCTCGCGCCGTTCGATCCCGAGGAGTTCGTCGACGGCTTGCTCGGCTGA
- a CDS encoding ATP-binding cassette domain-containing protein — translation MSHATTDLAIRAEGLVKHFGETKALNGVDLSAPAGTVLGVLGPNGAGKTTAVRVLTSLLKPDAGHAEVGGYDVLTQAHQVRQLIGLTGQYAAVDESLTGVENLLLIGRLLGMDRQQARRRAEELLAAFSLSDAGHRAASTFSGGMRRRLDLASSLVGRPRFLFLDEPTTGLDPRARIELWDIIRNLVSEGVTVLLTTQYLEEADELADDIAVIDHGRVIARGAPDELKAAAGTRTLVVRPSEQAHVPTVRAVVGELAQTTPDVDGQLVTAPVADPAVLPAVVRRLDDAGVTVTELTLRSASLDEVFLSLTGKPTDQNDDNQAERIPA, via the coding sequence ATGTCGCACGCAACGACGGATCTCGCGATCCGCGCCGAAGGGCTGGTCAAGCACTTCGGCGAGACCAAAGCTCTCAACGGCGTCGACCTGAGCGCACCCGCCGGGACGGTTCTCGGCGTCCTCGGCCCCAACGGCGCAGGTAAGACCACCGCCGTCCGGGTGCTTACGTCGCTGTTGAAGCCCGACGCCGGACATGCCGAGGTCGGTGGCTACGACGTCCTCACCCAGGCGCATCAGGTACGCCAGCTGATCGGCCTCACCGGCCAGTACGCCGCCGTGGACGAAAGTCTCACCGGCGTTGAAAACCTCCTGCTGATCGGCCGGTTGCTCGGCATGGATCGCCAGCAGGCACGCCGCCGGGCAGAGGAGCTGCTGGCCGCCTTCAGTCTCAGTGACGCCGGGCACCGCGCCGCCAGCACCTTCTCCGGAGGCATGCGCCGCCGGCTCGACCTCGCTTCCAGCCTGGTCGGACGGCCCCGTTTCCTCTTCCTCGACGAGCCCACCACCGGTCTCGACCCGCGGGCCCGGATCGAGTTGTGGGACATCATCCGCAACCTCGTATCGGAGGGCGTGACCGTCCTGCTCACCACCCAGTACCTGGAGGAGGCCGACGAACTCGCCGACGACATCGCGGTCATCGACCACGGCCGGGTGATCGCCCGGGGCGCACCAGACGAGCTCAAGGCGGCAGCCGGCACCCGGACACTCGTGGTACGTCCGAGTGAACAGGCCCACGTCCCCACCGTTCGCGCCGTCGTCGGGGAGCTCGCACAAACGACACCGGACGTCGACGGCCAGCTTGTCACCGCGCCGGTGGCCGATCCGGCAGTGCTGCCGGCAGTCGTCCGCCGACTCGACGACGCCGGTGTCACCGTCACCGAGCTGACGCTGCGCTCGGCCAGCCTCGACGAGGTGTTCCTCTCCCTGACCGGCAAACCCACCGACCAGAACGACGACAACCAGGCCGAAAGGATTCCGGCATGA
- a CDS encoding ABC transporter permease — MSTTTTPRDYYVRDSSDQEPEIETKVGLLKGIQQSFTLAWRTVVQVRHNPQELGDFSIQPIMFVLLFTFMFGGAIMGDWQEYLTFMLPGMVVMNMLFVTMYVGQGLNADLTKGVFDRFRSLPIARWAPLAGRILADQVKQVWSIILILAVGVALGFRFENNALAVLGAVGLLLVFALAFSWVGVLVGIVARDPERVQIYGFTALFPVTFISNVFVPVETLPSWLEPVVDNNPVSTIADAARGLMMTGAETGPIIQTLLWGLAIAVVFAPLSLRALKRRV, encoded by the coding sequence ATGAGCACCACCACCACGCCCCGCGACTACTACGTCCGGGACAGCTCCGACCAGGAACCCGAGATCGAAACGAAGGTCGGCCTGCTCAAGGGCATCCAGCAAAGCTTCACCCTCGCGTGGCGGACCGTCGTCCAGGTCCGGCACAACCCGCAAGAGCTGGGCGACTTCAGCATTCAGCCGATCATGTTCGTTCTGCTGTTCACCTTCATGTTCGGCGGCGCGATCATGGGCGACTGGCAGGAGTACCTCACGTTCATGCTGCCAGGCATGGTGGTCATGAACATGCTTTTCGTCACGATGTACGTCGGCCAAGGCCTCAACGCCGACCTCACCAAGGGTGTGTTCGACCGGTTCCGCTCACTGCCGATCGCCCGCTGGGCGCCATTGGCCGGCCGCATCCTCGCCGATCAGGTCAAACAGGTCTGGTCCATCATCCTCATTCTCGCGGTAGGAGTTGCCCTGGGCTTCCGGTTCGAGAACAACGCGCTGGCGGTCCTCGGGGCGGTCGGCCTGCTGCTGGTGTTCGCGCTGGCGTTCTCCTGGGTTGGTGTTCTCGTTGGCATCGTGGCCAGAGACCCGGAACGAGTACAGATCTACGGCTTCACCGCATTGTTCCCAGTGACGTTCATCAGCAACGTATTCGTGCCGGTGGAGACGCTGCCGAGCTGGCTGGAGCCGGTGGTCGACAACAATCCGGTGTCGACGATCGCCGACGCCGCCCGTGGTTTGATGATGACCGGCGCCGAGACCGGACCCATCATCCAGACTCTGCTCTGGGGGCTCGCGATCGCCGTCGTCTTCGCCCCGCTGTCGCTCCGGGCGCTCAAGCGCCGGGTATGA
- a CDS encoding BTAD domain-containing putative transcriptional regulator, giving the protein MRIGILGPLQVWDNTGRPVEIGGGRPRTLLARLALDPGRVVNADALVDALWEDEPPSGVANALQTVVSRLRRSLQGGVDGASASPVIESRHAGYVLAVDTRDVDVTRFEEHARAGREALLAGDAATAHAALTEALSLWRGPMLSDLGDAPFVGTAAARFEETRLSVVEDRHDAALLLGWHLDVVPELEALAREHPLRERVCGLLIRALAASGRQAEAVQLYERTRNTLAEELGIDPSAELQNIHLALLRGELAAAPPGAEVGEIRSGPATGAAPLAKAALPAPRTSFVGRDADVEGLTTALDQARMLTLHGPGGAGKTRLALEFARHLADHASSAGADGVWFVELAGVGDPQEVGPAVLSVLGLGEASAATVEGLRERMPLVREAGKRLADALRDKNSVVVLDNCEHVIGSVAALADSLLAACPKLRLVATSREPLGVEGEQLYPVGPLELPDGNEDLTPEHARTFAAVRLFTDRAAAVLPGFQVDESNVGPVVEACRRLDGMPLAIELAAARVRALTPAQISDRLDDRFRLLTNGGRTALPRQQTLRAVVEWSWELLEKPERILLRRLAVFSGGASLDAIEQICSGDGVDVEDTLDTVASLVDKSLVEAGSDTAGREVRYRLLETVRAYAAERLDHAGERSGLADRHAAYYRDLLERADPYLRRAEQLEWMARLTEDYENLISALRWAIQQGQADLAVRIAAVMGYYWMLRGGRRESGVWLQETLALPGAEPTSRRALVHLFDCANIMGDGDARHGVRSLARARRVCRRCEPDPAFPVHTLVETLWLAGIDGRPHARARLAAMPVPTDAWTRGVVHTAGVFMAVSDGDIETRDREIELAMESFGAAGDRMGMALIQRSRASYLAASGDHGAAARALEEALRMTRELGTVDDLPPLLAELAQNYADLGDHASARRFLEQAHAEACRSGAIEASFAVHMAQAWLSHREGEHEAAIHALDRATAAMGSPNAVDMALWMSIWPLHAEVQISLGDLDAAEQALRSGVDLALDGSSRARAGAPDRAGLAGLTQAWASLAVARGQYEQAAQLLGITTLVRGEPDLGSPERAAADRQARRALGDDEFERVYNTGATLEITAAVLRIRDMAGLAGPALGDRQEAGVPD; this is encoded by the coding sequence GTGCGCATCGGAATATTGGGGCCGCTGCAGGTCTGGGACAACACCGGCCGCCCTGTCGAGATTGGCGGGGGCCGGCCGCGCACGCTGCTGGCCCGGCTGGCGCTGGATCCTGGCCGCGTAGTGAATGCCGATGCGCTCGTCGACGCGTTGTGGGAAGACGAACCGCCGTCCGGGGTGGCCAACGCCCTGCAAACCGTTGTCTCCCGGCTGCGGCGCTCGCTCCAGGGCGGCGTCGATGGCGCGAGTGCCTCGCCGGTGATCGAGTCGCGACACGCTGGGTATGTGCTCGCCGTCGACACCCGCGACGTGGACGTGACCCGGTTCGAAGAACACGCCAGAGCCGGACGTGAAGCGCTGCTCGCCGGCGATGCCGCCACGGCCCACGCCGCGCTCACCGAGGCGTTGAGTCTGTGGCGGGGACCGATGCTCTCCGATCTCGGCGACGCGCCATTTGTAGGTACGGCGGCCGCGCGTTTCGAAGAGACCCGGCTCTCCGTGGTCGAGGATCGCCACGATGCCGCGTTGCTGCTCGGCTGGCACCTCGACGTGGTGCCGGAGCTGGAGGCGCTGGCCAGGGAGCATCCGCTCCGCGAGCGTGTCTGCGGGCTGCTGATCCGGGCGCTTGCCGCTTCCGGCCGGCAGGCCGAGGCCGTGCAGTTGTACGAGCGCACCAGGAACACGCTTGCCGAAGAACTCGGAATCGATCCGTCGGCTGAGCTTCAGAACATTCACCTCGCACTTCTGCGCGGTGAGCTGGCCGCTGCGCCGCCCGGCGCGGAGGTGGGCGAGATTCGCTCTGGGCCGGCAACTGGCGCGGCGCCGTTGGCCAAGGCCGCCCTGCCGGCACCGCGGACCAGCTTCGTTGGTCGAGACGCTGACGTCGAAGGTCTGACGACGGCTCTCGACCAGGCTCGGATGCTGACCTTGCACGGGCCTGGCGGTGCGGGTAAGACGCGCCTTGCGCTCGAGTTCGCGCGGCACCTGGCCGACCATGCCTCGAGTGCCGGCGCTGACGGCGTCTGGTTCGTCGAACTCGCTGGTGTGGGGGACCCCCAGGAGGTCGGCCCGGCCGTGCTGTCGGTGCTCGGACTGGGCGAAGCCTCCGCTGCAACCGTGGAGGGGTTGCGTGAGCGGATGCCACTGGTACGCGAAGCCGGCAAACGGCTCGCCGACGCGCTGCGTGACAAGAACTCCGTCGTCGTGCTTGACAACTGTGAGCATGTGATCGGCTCGGTCGCCGCGCTCGCCGACTCGTTGCTGGCCGCCTGTCCGAAGTTGCGGCTGGTCGCCACCAGTCGCGAGCCCCTTGGTGTCGAAGGTGAGCAGCTCTATCCGGTGGGTCCGTTGGAGCTCCCGGACGGCAACGAAGACCTCACGCCGGAGCACGCACGCACGTTCGCGGCCGTCCGCCTGTTCACCGACCGCGCCGCCGCCGTGCTTCCTGGATTCCAGGTGGACGAGTCGAACGTCGGTCCCGTCGTCGAAGCATGCCGCCGGCTCGACGGGATGCCCCTGGCGATCGAACTGGCAGCGGCGCGGGTCCGGGCCCTGACGCCGGCGCAGATCTCCGACCGCCTCGATGACCGGTTCCGCCTGCTGACCAATGGCGGGCGCACGGCACTGCCCCGGCAGCAGACACTGCGCGCCGTCGTCGAATGGAGCTGGGAGCTGCTTGAGAAGCCGGAACGGATCCTGCTGCGTCGCCTAGCCGTCTTCTCGGGTGGCGCATCATTGGACGCCATTGAACAGATCTGTTCCGGCGACGGCGTAGACGTCGAGGACACACTCGATACCGTCGCGTCATTGGTGGACAAGTCGCTGGTCGAAGCCGGCTCCGACACCGCGGGCCGGGAGGTGCGCTACCGGCTGCTGGAGACGGTTCGGGCGTATGCCGCCGAGCGCCTCGATCACGCCGGCGAGCGCAGTGGCCTGGCCGACCGTCACGCCGCCTACTACCGCGACTTGCTCGAACGGGCCGATCCCTACCTTCGCCGGGCGGAGCAGCTGGAATGGATGGCGCGCCTCACCGAAGACTACGAGAACCTGATCAGCGCGCTCAGGTGGGCCATTCAGCAGGGCCAGGCAGATCTGGCTGTCCGAATCGCCGCGGTGATGGGCTACTACTGGATGCTGCGCGGCGGCCGGCGCGAGAGTGGGGTGTGGCTCCAGGAGACGCTGGCGCTTCCAGGCGCCGAGCCGACCTCGCGGCGAGCGCTGGTCCACCTTTTCGACTGCGCGAACATCATGGGCGACGGTGATGCGAGGCATGGCGTTCGTTCGCTGGCACGTGCACGGCGGGTGTGCCGGCGCTGCGAACCGGACCCGGCGTTCCCGGTTCACACGTTGGTGGAGACGTTATGGCTGGCCGGCATCGACGGCCGGCCGCACGCCCGGGCACGCCTGGCCGCCATGCCGGTGCCGACCGATGCGTGGACCAGAGGCGTCGTTCACACCGCGGGAGTGTTCATGGCCGTCAGCGACGGCGACATCGAGACACGTGACCGCGAGATCGAGCTGGCTATGGAGAGCTTCGGCGCGGCGGGGGATCGTATGGGCATGGCGTTGATCCAGCGCAGCCGAGCCAGCTACCTGGCCGCCTCGGGCGACCACGGCGCGGCCGCCCGGGCGCTCGAGGAAGCGCTGCGGATGACCCGCGAGCTCGGTACCGTGGACGACCTCCCGCCGCTGCTGGCCGAACTCGCTCAGAATTACGCCGATCTCGGTGATCACGCCTCGGCCAGGCGCTTCCTCGAGCAGGCTCACGCCGAGGCATGCCGCTCCGGTGCGATAGAGGCGAGTTTCGCGGTGCACATGGCGCAGGCGTGGCTCAGTCACCGAGAAGGTGAACACGAGGCTGCCATTCACGCTCTCGATCGGGCCACGGCGGCGATGGGCTCGCCAAACGCCGTCGACATGGCTCTCTGGATGTCCATCTGGCCGCTCCACGCCGAGGTGCAGATCTCTCTCGGCGACCTGGATGCGGCGGAACAGGCGTTGCGTTCGGGCGTGGACCTGGCTTTGGACGGCAGCAGCCGGGCCAGGGCGGGGGCGCCGGACCGGGCTGGGCTCGCGGGGCTGACCCAGGCCTGGGCTTCGCTGGCGGTAGCGCGAGGTCAGTACGAGCAAGCCGCCCAACTTCTCGGAATCACCACCTTGGTGCGCGGAGAACCCGACCTCGGAAGCCCGGAGCGAGCAGCTGCCGACCGTCAGGCCCGACGGGCTCTGGGCGACGACGAGTTCGAGCGGGTGTACAACACCGGAGCCACGCTGGAGATAACCGCCGCGGTGCTTCGTATCCGAGACATGGCCGGCTTGGCCGGTCCCGCCCTCGGTGATCGTCAAGAGGCTGGGGTGCCCGACTGA
- a CDS encoding MerR family transcriptional regulator, translated as MNTAVVAAASGYSAQQVRDLEALGVIPPAGRSHNGYRQFSQGHIHALRAYRALAQAVGPIEARRAMREIRHQPPDRGAALICGFHARLNDEREKALAARHALESIRAEATTEAEPVEADSMTITELSQALGVRPSTLRFWEKAGLLTPERVKTRAGTARRYPLTAIREARITAALRASGYRIPDVQNALAAVRDLNDVSHSMAALDTRLEAIGRRALALIRAGRLLAEIIEPRSPG; from the coding sequence ATGAACACCGCCGTTGTCGCGGCAGCATCGGGATACTCCGCACAACAGGTCCGTGACCTGGAGGCGCTGGGCGTCATCCCACCGGCGGGTAGGTCACACAACGGGTACCGGCAGTTCTCCCAAGGACACATCCACGCCCTTCGCGCGTACCGCGCCCTTGCTCAGGCCGTGGGGCCCATCGAAGCCCGGCGCGCGATGCGCGAGATCCGCCACCAGCCGCCGGACCGAGGGGCGGCGTTGATCTGCGGGTTCCATGCCCGGCTCAACGACGAGCGAGAGAAGGCACTCGCGGCCCGCCATGCGCTGGAGTCCATCCGGGCCGAGGCGACAACCGAAGCCGAACCCGTCGAAGCGGACTCGATGACCATCACCGAACTGTCGCAGGCGCTCGGTGTGAGACCGTCCACGCTCCGCTTCTGGGAGAAGGCCGGTCTTCTCACGCCCGAGCGGGTCAAGACGCGAGCGGGTACGGCGCGGCGCTACCCCCTCACCGCCATCCGAGAGGCGCGTATCACCGCCGCGCTGCGCGCCAGTGGCTACCGCATTCCGGACGTGCAGAACGCTCTGGCCGCAGTCCGCGACCTCAACGACGTGAGCCACTCAATGGCGGCGCTCGACACCCGGCTGGAAGCCATCGGCCGACGCGCGCTCGCCCTGATCCGCGCAGGAAGGCTGCTGGCGGAGATCATCGAGCCGCGCTCGCCAGGGTGA
- a CDS encoding DUF6194 family protein: protein MEQLLEAIREFDGLLELAPGEGSTFPEIAWGDHFFYYAPDGQVPQREQPYATIVTKNYPGDTSCELDHPDRWRLNIHVGKDAFVELMGEDPRAEASLRDYTAVDVVLPHPAHRAQGWVSITNPGTNTHLLALRLLRTAHEDAKRRAHRRRPGTVSSE from the coding sequence ATGGAACAACTCCTCGAGGCAATCCGAGAATTCGACGGTCTACTCGAACTCGCCCCCGGCGAAGGCAGCACGTTCCCCGAGATCGCGTGGGGCGACCACTTCTTCTACTACGCTCCCGACGGCCAGGTGCCGCAGCGAGAGCAGCCCTACGCCACGATCGTCACGAAGAACTACCCCGGCGATACATCGTGCGAGCTGGACCATCCGGATCGCTGGCGACTGAACATCCACGTCGGCAAAGACGCGTTCGTGGAACTCATGGGTGAGGACCCAAGGGCCGAGGCCTCACTCAGGGACTACACCGCCGTGGACGTCGTCCTGCCTCATCCTGCGCACCGCGCGCAGGGATGGGTTTCGATCACCAATCCAGGCACCAACACCCACCTGCTGGCGCTCCGCCTCCTGCGGACAGCACACGAGGATGCCAAACGTCGTGCGCACCGCCGGCGGCCCGGCACCGTCAGCAGCGAGTGA